The DNA window ATTAATAACATAAGAGAGGGCCTAGTCTCTCCAAATACATTTGAAAGTGGGAAGTTTGAACCTTACCCCGCAACTAGCTTATTTCAGCTGattaaaatatcataatataatctaacgcCTAATATTATCAACAACAACCATCTATTTTTAGAGAAACAAAAAGATCAAACTCCAAGACTCAGAAATTAGAATCACATGGACACAAGTTGGCCAGATTCATGTCCaaacaaatatattaaacaaatatctatcataattataaacaaattcTGAATTTATAACTTCATTTCATTATATTTTCTGATAAGGGTGTATAATTATATAGTAAATGAAAAACTCAGTTATTATCCTATTTGACCGGATATAATCTTTACTATCAAGGTGGGACCTTATTCTGAAATCCGTATCACAAATCAAGAAAACAAAGCCGACATAAACACTAAAATCCAATTCTCTGCAACCATGCTAATCCATAGATGACCTCAAACATTTCCGGTTTCCCAGCTGAAAATCTCCCTGTATTTATTAGATCAGCTTCAAAGGCAATAATAACAACCTtcaagcaaaaaaataaaataaaataataaaccaaacatGCTATATAAGAACCCTAACCATAACCTAAATGAACAAACCCTAAAAACTCAAGAAATGATCAGAAAATACCACACTCCAAATCTAACCCCAAACCAGTGCGGTTCAAGCCTTATTCAAGCCATAGATGCACCACTACCGCTGGTCTGGTCCGTAATTCGCCAATTCGACAATCCACAAGTCTACAAAAGTTTCGTAAAAAGCTGCTCGATTCTCGACGGCAGCGGCGGAATAGGAAGCGTACGTGAAGTTAAACTTGTCTCCGGTTTACCGGCGAAAAGCAGCACGGAGAGGTTAGATAATCTTGACGATGACTCGTATACAATGACCGTTAGTATCATCGGAGGTGATCATCGGCTTGTTAATTATAAGTCTACGACAACTTTGCATGAAACTGAAGACAAAACTGTGGTAATAGAATCTTATGTAGTTGATATACCGTCTGATAGTTGTCAGGAAGATACGTGTTTGTTTGCTGATACTATTATTGGGCTTAATCTTAGATCTTTGGCTAATGTTACTGAGAAAATAGCTAGTGTTTCTGTGAATTCTTGttgcaattaatttaattaagagtTGGTTTAGTTAAGCTTGTTCATGTTTAATTACTTGTcactgttttttttcttctttgtgtATGATTCACGGAGAAGTTTGAAAGtacatgtaattttttttatatgtttttatgataGTTGATTTTGTTTTCACAAGTTTGATTTAAGTTCTGTATACTATAGATAAtgatgtttttttgtttttttgttttgcaaTAGCAACTTGTCAACTTGTATAACTTTCAAGATAGAATTGAATTCAGATCACATTTTTGACATTCAAACTAAGAATTAATTGGCAATTTTGATGTTTCTGAATGTTGAATGAGAGGAAATAAACTCAAGTTTTCAAGCTTGAGTTGGTACATTTTTAAAAggattaattgtaattttttttttatcaaaggcaatattatatattaagaaAAGCGAGATTAAAAAACTAAATCGCTCAAATATTAAGattatgaataaattaaaaacaatctgAAATCCTATATTGATCCataaaaagaaatgaaacaacaataaaaattaaaagacacAATTTTTCAGGTGTTAAATAACCAGAAAGAATTCAAGTGTTGAGAATTCTGTGACACCAATTGCACTTTTAGaatttattagaaatattattttgattaattggtaggagtaattaattataaatttgtgaGAATGTGACAACTCACATGCTTAAAGGAGGTGTTTAGGTTCAATCATGACCTAATAATTAtaactagttaataggtggttgaacctttatatttataaactcatttatatttgttctcttAAACAATGTGAGATTATCTTTAACAGAATTTTTATTCATCCCTTGTTCCGCTGCTAATATACTTTTaacgataaaaaaattgaatcttCAATAATTTGAGTCTGAAATTTGAACAAACGCTAAAAAAATCTTGAACGATATAAGGATCTACGTAACACAAACTAGATATCGaacaaaacacataaaaatCACACAAACCTCCGAAGAACTAtgcaatttatttaaaaaaacaaggGAAACAAAGTAATAAACGAGTTAAGAGATAAAGTATCACTATATTTGTGATAACTAATTTGTTatggttaattgcaaattagatcACGAACTTTAGCGTGATTtgcaatatatattttaaaacttgaCAAATTCAGATATCAACTTTTGCTTTTGGCAAAGCGAAGCACCATTTGTTTTTCAATGTAAAATTGATGAGTTGGAAGCCGGTATTACCATTTATATTGATACACTGGAATTCAGTAATTGCCAACAGATGAACGATCCTCCAACGAAGAATATAAATCTTGAACGAGAAGAACACATCtgttttaagccgaacattaTTCAAAACCAACCCCTTAACCCAGGTAAAAGATTCTTTAAAACCGATGGCTTCTGCCATAAGAGGCTTTTGTAACCCTTACATCGAACGAGCCCTTGCCCTAGACATCTACCATCATGATCCTGCACCACACACGCGATACCAATACGATAAAATATAGCAGCATTCATATTTCAGGTGACATGACCAACCTGCGGACCAAAAGATAGATGTAGGGAAATTTGCTTTATTATCATTTCTTATGCTGAGCTGAGCTCATTTCCAAGTCCAAAGGAATCTCATTTCACTAGAGATTGAATAAGTAGCCGAGTTACCACAACCGTGCCATATTAAATTATTTCGATTCTCTAAAATTTTCCAAAGAACCATAGCATTATGCTCCTTTTGATCAACCGTCTGGGATATGAACAATTGCATCCGCTGGCCAAGAGTTATAAGCTAACCTGGAATCGACTAGAGCTCAATCTGAGTCAAGCACGAAACAGCAAACAGATATTGAAAAAGAAGGTGAGCAAGTAATTCCCTCTCTGAGGCACAAACAGGATATATAGCGTCAAGTTCCACGGGACGAGATCTTAATGTATCTCTAATTGGTAAACAGCCGGAGATAActccaaaaaaattatcactTTGGGAGGAATATGTAAATACCATAACTCCTTCCAAGGCTACCACTTATTAGAATTACGTTAATGTAGCATTGATGTTACGAttgatattcttttttttatatatatataattggggATGAGGAAGCGCTTCTTGCAGTATATCAGCTGAGCTTCTCAGTTCTGTTGCAGCAAATGAGTTCTTCATCAATGCACTGCTTCCTTAGCTGCCTTAGCTGCTAAGCTAACATTACAGGAGTTGCTTACCTGT is part of the Mercurialis annua linkage group LG3, ddMerAnnu1.2, whole genome shotgun sequence genome and encodes:
- the LOC126674320 gene encoding abscisic acid receptor PYL11-like, which produces MLYKNPNHNLNEQTLKTQEMIRKYHTPNLTPNQCGSSLIQAIDAPLPLVWSVIRQFDNPQVYKSFVKSCSILDGSGGIGSVREVKLVSGLPAKSSTERLDNLDDDSYTMTVSIIGGDHRLVNYKSTTTLHETEDKTVVIESYVVDIPSDSCQEDTCLFADTIIGLNLRSLANVTEKIASVSVNSCCN